In Sporosarcina psychrophila, a genomic segment contains:
- the cccB gene encoding cytochrome c551: MKTKFLAIMLGAVLVLGACGGDKAKEEDKGTTGTGNETASVDVEKVVSTSCIACHGGNLELKGGVGPDLSKVGDHMSETEIHDVIINGRGSMPPGLIKGEEADAVAKWLAEKK; this comes from the coding sequence ATGAAAACTAAGTTTTTAGCAATTATGTTGGGAGCTGTTCTTGTCCTTGGGGCATGTGGCGGCGACAAAGCAAAAGAAGAAGATAAGGGTACAACAGGTACTGGTAATGAAACAGCATCAGTAGACGTTGAAAAAGTGGTTAGCACGAGCTGTATCGCTTGTCACGGCGGTAACCTTGAACTTAAAGGCGGCGTGGGTCCCGATCTATCAAAAGTTGGTGACCATATGTCTGAAACAGAAATCCATGACGTAATCATCAACGGCCGCGGCAGTATGCCACCTGGTCTTATCAAAGGTGAAGAAGCAGACGCAGTTGCAAAATGGCTTGCTGAGAAAAAATAA